The genomic DNA GTCAATTTCTCATCTATCCGGCATTTGTccttaatataataaattttttaatttattccacCTTCTAATCTACCGTCCTTATTTGTCACAGAAATCTTTTCAGAcacgtacatttttttcttccaaaaaaTGCCAATCTCTATCAAAACGTGTCCGTCGTAATTGTCGCTCATTTTTACTTACGATCTCAATATTGCTTACCATCATTAAAATGTTCATGGATTTTTTCACTTAAGGAAACAAAGTAATTAATCGATCGAAATATTGACCAAATTACGAATATCATGTTTTTACCCTAAGCCCACCTCACCGCGATCTTCACTTCCGTACAAAACGTGAATCGCCTCCTCGATGACGAGCAGTCGACCGGTGGCCATTGGAAATGAGCTCCCCTCGATCAGTGGGCAGCACCCTCATCCTAGACCGAGAACCATGGTTTCGGTACGCTGGAATCACACCCCGGTAAATTGACCCTCGGTGCTAAATACCTCCCTTTGACACGTCGAagtttgggggggggggggggggggggatcgcCGTGTGGAATTACGGAACGAAGTATACCGCCGAGGCATAGAATTCAGAGATAGCTGAATGGATCGACATACGTATACGGAAAAAGGGCGCCACGCTGGGTTGTTCGCGCTCTCTGCACCTCTGCCAAATGCAGCGTCATCCTCTATCTTTGTCTTTCCAGATCCGAGGAGAGATGAAAAAGGCTCCATTGATTCCTCCGTCGATCCGTCGACCCGCGAACTGGGAGGCCACTCGCTTATTGTACTCGTTATTGATGATCCCGGAAGTGCACGCGCTCATTTCTACAGTCAATCATCGCCGGCTGTACGCATCGAATCGATCCCAAATCTCCACTCAATATTTCATACCAGCCCAGCTAACGATCGGATTTCACCAGAGCTTGAGTGAGAAACCACGTGACTTATATTTATGCTTAGAATTAGACTTTGCGTCTTGTTCGTGTCCTGATTCGAATAAACGACATCGAATAAGTCCGACGTATCCGTTCGAGGTCGGTGTAGTTATAACGAAGGTGTAAAAGATCGTCAAGGCTTCAGAGCCGAACTGGCAACTGAGAAATCGGAGCAATATCACAGGCTGCACGCACCGCAGGGGAATAGAAAACGCAGAACCGTAACCGTGTGATCCTTGGCACGTGTCTGAGATTAATGTGTTTTGATTTTTAGACTTCATATTATATCAACGCGGGTTGGTACGTACAAACACACGAGCCTTCTCCCTGTTGTCCGGATGGGTGAACTGCTATACGGATCGCACCAGTCGAGTCTACCAATACCGAACTCGTCTCCATTGTGGAGGACCCTCGTACCCTTCGCCAGGGCGCCCTGCACTACGTGAGCACGTATAGTAGCTGATTCATTCGTTCTGACGTTCTGACGTTTTAATAAATGCCCACGATCCACGCTCCGAACCTACTGATTGATATATAATGACTGGCGTATACGACCGCTCTGACCGCCACGCCGCGATGGATCGGAGTTTTACGCTGACCCACCCCCGCGGTTCTAAGACTCTTGTTCttcgattttcaccgtcagtAATTGTACATCTCTTATAAGAATAGAAGGCGGGAGAAGAACGGCAGATTTCATCCCAGATTTTTGCCTCAGGTTCAAGTCCGGAGAAAGTAAGTATAAGGGTGGGTTATAGGTACACCCCCGTAAGCTACTCTTTTCGAATGGTCTTAAAAGTGACCCGGGCGAAGTTGGCGTAATGCCTACGGTGCGTAGAGCGTTTGTATATTATTGTGTGAATACTTGATGCGGCTCTGCGGAAGCTGCAAACGGTCAAAAGTCGGGAGAGGAGAAGCTGCGGTGGCCTAGCTGCAGCGCGAGCGGCGAGGTTTAACAAGAATTCGGAGAATGAGAGAGCGTCGAGACGCCAACTTCTCGGGGGAAGAGCTCGGAAATAATCCAGGCGCGAAGAGGCCGGGAATAAGATGAAAATACCTGCGGAGGAGTTAGAAGTCTTCGGAGCCTGAACCCAGTCTCACCTCGCCTCGCGGTGCGAGGGCGAAATGCGGGGTGTGAGAATAAGACAGGAGTCTTTATATAATTCCGACTaatactcggtcggtaaaactTATACAACTCTCGGAATTAAGGGCTAAGTCCCCCAGATACGTTCTCAAATATTCGTAATAAGCAAAGTTGGCTAAGCGAGAGAGCCGGGAACTTTGTCGACaatttacatttcattttatttatcggAATTATTACCAGCCTGCCGGATAATGCTCCTAGTAATTTGTATCGAAGGATATGACGAAACGCAAGGAGAACACGGCGCAGTGAGAAGAATTTTACGCGGCAGTCCTGCGCGtagaattaaacaaaattcagTATAACAACGCGGTTTTACTCTCCGCTCAAAGTTACGTTACAGTCCTCTCTAACGGAATAACTGAATAGTTTCCCTCCGGAAAAAGCGTTTTTTAATAGCCTCTCCCGCAATACCGCGCTTTGCATTCGACCATTTCCGACAACTGCGACGTTATATTCGCACCGGTAAAATCTGGCTAATAGAGTCGTTTGTAGTCCGCTGTTTCAGTTTCTTACACTCCAAAGTCAACCACCTGCTCGGTCCTGATCAACGTCGACGACTTCGCTTCATATAAGATCATCGGTTACATCCGGAATGCCTACAatcactttttgtttttcgaaatttgtttcatttctttaaatcgttttttatttctcgataAATTCATCTCTTGTACTCGTTCTAAGCGAATAAAAGAGCGAAAAAATAACGGAGACGCGACGCGAGAGAATCTCCGCTCTGTTTGCAAATATACCTACACGGTATATCGATTCACAACGCGCGATGTTGTATATTAGAGTGCATCATAACGTGAAGTGGAAAATCTACTAGACAGGATTGCGTAAGCGGTGTTATACGCgttaaattcgataaaacaacgGGACCCTCGTCCGGTTTGTCgagtattatacgtatagctAGCGTGTACACCAAAAGCGTGTTCACGACTAAGTGGATATTGCATTTGCGAATTACTACATGAACGCGAGTAGAAACTACTGGAACCGACAAAGACGGATCGTGCACTGTACAAACGTATAATATGAAGGATTTGCACGAACTCAATTACCTCGTGAGGAAATCCGTATAgagttgaaaaacgaaatgggatgctttcaatttttatatcgttCGTTAGTTGCtacagtgtaaaaaaaatgcgatGCGGACTTCTGTAGAATATTTTCTGGTAACAATCtaacaatattaattaatatcaatgtaattaataatcaagtcctaattttttatcaagttcCATTAATTCCCGTGATTTTTCATCCTCAATCTGCCTCATCGCCGATCGCCACTCACCCTTTCCGTATTCATTAATTGCGCTTAATTACGGCCTCCGCGATCCAGCATTCTTCTACATTCCTGCGCCGAATCCGATAGTCCAAGACGTAAAGGAATATCGGCGTATATACCGATAAGTAGACCCAGAAGCCCGACAACCCAGCGACTCGGAGAAGGTTGGTATGCGCGAAGCGGTGTTAATCTCCCAATTAGCACGTGCTGCCGCGAAGCTTACAGGACTCAACGAACCTAGCAAACGAGATTGGAGACCCACACGGCGAGGACGAGACTACGAGACTTATCCGCAGATCTGCTTATCCGTTTCGTACCCCGGCGAAATCTAATTGTAAAAGACCAGCGCCACCGACGCGATGCGACGCCTCGATCTCATTACGGCGTTCCGAGTCACCTTGAGGAAATAAAATCACCGATGCTCTCGCAcggggaaaaatttcatttcctatGGTTAATGGTAAATTCTACCCGATTGGGTATAATCGTTATAATAACGGTTGAAATGTTGTggaaattgcaaaaacaattggtacaattaattatttcctgCAATCATAATTTCAGAAAGTTCCCCAGGTAGGAGCGGTagaaaatgatcatttttttgttttgttgttgttaGACTAATGGATCGAAGAAAATAGAACGAAATGCGTtcgaaaactaaaaattttcgctt from Diprion similis isolate iyDipSimi1 chromosome 2, iyDipSimi1.1, whole genome shotgun sequence includes the following:
- the LOC124416246 gene encoding uncharacterized protein LOC124416246 — its product is MSRWRITILGKMKECKTKTDAVCSDDYPRRDEKGSIDSSVDPSTRELGGHSLIVLVIDDPGSARAHFYSQSSPAVRIESIPNLHSIFHTSPANDRISPELELHIISTRVGTYKHTSLLPVVRMGELLYGSHQSSLPIPNSSPLWRTLVPFARAPCTT